The Pelotomaculum isophthalicicum JI genome has a segment encoding these proteins:
- the pdaA gene encoding delta-lactam-biosynthetic de-N-acetylase: protein MKLLAKDYKNKRILVVILGLFLFGLFGCALKEGVFTKQHIGATEITPSEIQAEPALPESKTETQTAVPGVNEANTSPLQTHISSSEPLATTNSQLPNNKYGWGLMRNNKHLQPEMPVSISNRLSRYGAYWIGGPAEKVVYLTFDNGYENGYTAKILDALKANNVKAAFFVTGHYLEDQPELVKRMVNEGHLVCNHTDTHPSLPDISDEQIIKELQTVEQEYEKITGKKGMKYLRPPQGEYSERTLAVTKELGYHNIFWSLALADWVPLPGGPEEAYQSVMDNLHNGAIILLHAVSKDDTEVMDRILKDTKAQGYTFKTLDDLVKQ, encoded by the coding sequence ATGAAACTATTGGCAAAGGATTATAAAAATAAAAGAATTCTCGTGGTTATTTTGGGTTTATTTTTATTTGGACTATTTGGTTGTGCATTGAAGGAAGGTGTTTTCACAAAACAGCATATCGGCGCTACTGAGATAACCCCGTCTGAGATCCAGGCCGAACCGGCTTTGCCTGAAAGTAAAACCGAAACCCAAACAGCGGTACCCGGCGTTAATGAAGCAAATACAAGTCCGTTGCAAACGCACATATCGTCTTCCGAACCGCTGGCCACCACAAACAGTCAGTTGCCCAACAACAAGTATGGTTGGGGCCTGATGCGGAACAATAAGCACCTTCAGCCGGAAATGCCCGTGTCCATCAGTAACAGGCTTAGCCGGTACGGCGCGTATTGGATTGGCGGCCCGGCGGAAAAAGTAGTTTACCTGACCTTTGACAACGGTTATGAAAACGGTTACACCGCCAAAATTTTAGATGCGCTCAAAGCCAATAACGTCAAGGCCGCGTTTTTTGTTACCGGGCATTATCTCGAGGACCAGCCCGAACTGGTAAAACGCATGGTGAACGAAGGGCATCTTGTTTGCAACCACACGGACACCCATCCCAGCTTGCCCGATATATCTGATGAGCAGATTATTAAAGAACTTCAAACTGTTGAGCAGGAATATGAAAAAATAACCGGCAAAAAAGGAATGAAATACTTGCGTCCGCCTCAAGGTGAGTACAGTGAGCGCACGCTGGCCGTGACCAAAGAACTAGGTTATCATAATATTTTCTGGAGTCTGGCGCTGGCAGACTGGGTGCCGCTGCCCGGCGGTCCTGAGGAGGCTTACCAGTCAGTAATGGACAACCTGCACAATGGCGCTATAATCCTGTTGCATGCTGTCTCAAAAGACGATACCGAAGTGATGGACCGTATATTAAAAGATACGAAAGCCCAAGGTTATACATTTAAAACACTGGATGATCTGGTTAAACAATAA